In Rutidosis leptorrhynchoides isolate AG116_Rl617_1_P2 chromosome 2, CSIRO_AGI_Rlap_v1, whole genome shotgun sequence, one genomic interval encodes:
- the LOC139892515 gene encoding uncharacterized protein, producing MGGVKSSMAAKLAFFPPNPPFYRLITEQSSGLMLLDRFPHRENVDVLKLQTRRGNKIVAVYVRYPMATRTILYSHGNAADIGQMYELFIDLSIHLKVNLMGYDYSGYGQSTGKPSEHNTYADIEAVYRCLEESYNMKQEDIILYGQSVGSGPTVNLAARLPRLRAVVLHSPILSGLRVMYPVKHTYWFDIYKNIDKIQFVKCPVLVIHGTSDEVVDCSHGKTLWELCEEKYDPLWIKGGKHCNLELYPEYIKHLKKFISNIEKPLSSRRTHNSRKSVDQSSIATSHHHNHSGRRKSTDCFEATRKSTNKKEHLDFISELHELKFDQIEDKIGKLRIPYEHMERSRRSNVEYIEKPRISTDTKSEWPRMSVDCIERIRN from the exons ATGGGAGGTGTGAAATCATCAATGGCAGCAAAGTTAGCCTTTTTCCCACCAAATCCACCGTTTTACAGACTAATAACTGAGCAATCAAGTGGGTTAATGCTATTAGATAGATTCCCACATCGTGAAAACGTCGACGTTTTGAAGCTTCAAACTCGCCGTGGGAATAAAATCGTTGCGGTTTACGTTAGGTATCCGATGGCTACTCGTACGATACTTTATTCACATGGGAATGCAGCTGATATTGGTCAGATGTATGAACTTTTTATCGATTTAAGTATTCATCTTAAAGTTAATCTCATGGG GTACGATTACTCTGGATACGGGCAGTCGACAGGCAAG CCAAGTGAGCATAACACGTATGCAGATATTGAAGCTGTATACAGGTGTTTGGAAGAGAGTTACAATATGAAGCAAGAGGATATCATTCTATATGGTCAATCTGTTGGTAGTGGGCCCACCGTGAATCTTGCAGCACGGTTACCTCGATTACGAGCTGTTGTTTTGCATAGTCCCATATTATCGGGCCTGAGAGTCATGTATCCTGTTAAGCACACATATTGGTTCGACATCTATAAG AACATTGATAAAATTCAGTTTGTGAAGTGTCCTGTTCTCGTCATCCAT GGAACTTCGGATGAGGTTGTCGATTGTTCTCATGGTAAAACGCTCTGGGAACTATGCGAAGAGAAATATGACCCGTTATGGATCAAAGGCGGAAAACATTGTAACCTTGAACTGTATCCAGAATACATCAAACACCTGAAGAAATTCATCTCCAACATCGAAAAGCCGCTTTCATCGCGTAGGACCCACAATTCAAGAAAAAGCGTGGACCAGTCCTCCATCGCCACTTCACACCACCACAACCATTCCGGCAGGAGGAAGAGTACGGATTGTTTCGAAGCTACACGAAAAAGTACGAACAAAAAAGAACACTTGGACTTCATTAGTGAACTACACGAGTTAAAGTTTGATCAAATTGAAGACAAAATTGGAAAATTGAGAATACCTTATGAACATATGGAGAGATCACGAAGGAGTAACGTGGAGTATATTGAAAAGCCTCGAATAAGTACTGATACGAAATCTGAATGGCCCAGAATGAGTGTGGATTGTATCGAAAGAATTCGTAACTAG